From Camelina sativa cultivar DH55 chromosome 5, Cs, whole genome shotgun sequence:
GTGAGGATAACAGTCTTTTAATTATGAATGTATGGAATCGTTTTTGGTTGTCTCTACCATTTTGCTAATGAGCATAATTTGACTTTGACTTTTCAGGTGAAAGGTTTGGACGTTGATGCGCTCTTCATCTCACACATCCAAGTGAACCAGGCCGCAAAGCAAAGGAGAAGGACTTACCGTGCTCACGGAAGAATCAACCGTAAGTTTTGCGATATTGTAAAATTACTTGCATGGTtatctttttgtcttctctttagTGACTCATTGTGTCTTTCATGGTTGCAGCTTACATGTCCAACCCATGCCACATTGAGTTGATTTTGTCAGAGAAGGAAGAGCCTGTCAAGAAAGAGGTAACTATATTTCATCTCATTTGTTAGTCAGGATTTGTGTTAATAACGGTGATTCTCATTTCGTAATTGTTTTTTGATAATTGTAGCCGGAGACTCAGTTGGCAGCCAAGTCTAAGAAGTCAGCAGCTTaagctttctttgttttatttctatgtCCTTTGTGCTCATTGAAGAGATTTTGTTCCCTTTTTATTTTAGCTCGAATCGTTTTGTAAGACAACGGATAGTTTTTTCTTGAAGATTTTCGCTTAATGGTTATGACAAGCATTTATCATGTCTCGTATTTAGTAGTAATCATATGATCTAAATAATTCTTGAACAAAAAAGGTTCtgcaatattaggttcttaggGTTTACTTCGTTAGTTAATAAAAGCAGACGAACATAAGTTCTGAGAACAAAAGAGATCTGTACATTTTCTGACTTTTTCTTCGTGGGAAACATGAGTTCTCTCATTGTCGTGTATTCTCAATGGCTCGGACGATTGGGTCGTTCTCTAAGTCCAAGTCATCATCTTCGAACTCATCCAGCTCACTGATCATTGTCTGTTTCGTTTTCTTCCTCGACTCTCTCCTATGCTTCTTGGGTACTAGCCTTGGTTCAGCATGTTTCACACCCATGTCTCCTACTTTGTACCTGTGTCATGGATCCCCTAGTTAAACGACATTTGAGAAAATGACCAATCTCAAGATATAAGTTTCAGGAGAATCCCAATAATAATACCTAACATCATCTTCCCTTTTGGTTCCAAAAGTCCTAAGCTGAAACTCCTCCCTGATTCTGATCTCATCAAGCAGTTGCAAGTAGTAAGGATACCTTTCCCAATCACCTTTCACAACACACCCTGGTTCCCCAATATGCAAGCAATCTCTAAATCCACATTTTCCACCTTCAATCTTGTTCCGTATCTAAAGAAACAATTCAGAAGACAACACATCGTCACAGTTGGTCAATAAGCAAAATGGGAACAAGCCAAAGGGTACAAGGAACAAACCTCAGGAAAACAGTGTGCAAGTGACTGCTTTGTTACTTTCAGCAAACTAGGTTGGCTAAAGCCAGGAGTATCAGCGAGATAACCACCTTCAGAAACAGGCAGTAGCGATACGTTCCGTGTTGTATGTTTACCCCTACCACTTCTAGAAGAAACTTCCCCTACTCGTTGATCATCAAACCACTTATTACCTAACATCTGAATATCACAAAGAGTCAAGCCATGAGAACATGGTAAAGTAAAAGTTAAGCTCTAGAATGAAAGAAACTTACAGGCTCAAACCAATTCTCATCTTCCACCTCACCACCACCATGGTGACTTCTCAATATGTTTATTAAGCTTGACTTCCCAACACCACTAGGTCCAACAATCACAGAAGTCTGATTCCTCAGGATAAACGCAATCTCATCAAGTCCTTCTTTAGTTCCCACACTACAAAACAATGGTTCATAGTTCCAACCACGCAATCTTATCTTCCAAGATTCCAATTCCTGTAAACAACAAGTTCATGATTCTAATCAATCCCTAGAAGCAAACAAGTAGTGAGCTAATGCAATCTATAATTCCTCCTTTTACCTCTTCACTGATGAGTTCAGTTTTGTTCAAAGCAAGTGTGAGTGGAATACGAGTAGATTCAGCTTCCACCAAGAACCTAGTGAGTGTAAACGGCTCCAGCTTCGGTTGATCCAGAGAGAAAAGCACCAACAAATGATCAACGTTCGCAACCGGTGGATCCAAAATCTCAGAGCGGCGGTGAAACACATTCTCAATCATTCCTCTCCGATCAACCCAATCAATAGATCCAACAAGAACCTTATCCCCAACCAAAACTCTCCTCCGTATCTTCTTCAACACAGCTCTCACAACACAAAGCAACTCAACACCATTCTTAGacgaatcatcatcattatcaccacTCTTCACAGAACCAGCTACATCTTGAACAATGACGCGCATAAAGTTCGCTTGAGCTGTTGCAACGGTACCGATAGCTTGAGACTCCAAGAGCGAAGGTTTGTGCTCCGGCGAGAGAACCGGCGAGAGAGAGGAGGAGTAATTTTTAGTACCGATATGTTTCGCTCTGAGCAAATTCTTACTCGGTTGGGGTTT
This genomic window contains:
- the LOC104787752 gene encoding uncharacterized protein LOC104787752; amino-acid sequence: MQTSSISLLRHSSPFLRRTAVFPGGCGVRVGIGIRRSFCPLSARRDNPDVSRKPQPSKNLLRAKHIGTKNYSSSLSPVLSPEHKPSLLESQAIGTVATAQANFMRVIVQDVAGSVKSGDNDDDSSKNGVELLCVVRAVLKKIRRRVLVGDKVLVGSIDWVDRRGMIENVFHRRSEILDPPVANVDHLLVLFSLDQPKLEPFTLTRFLVEAESTRIPLTLALNKTELISEEELESWKIRLRGWNYEPLFCSVGTKEGLDEIAFILRNQTSVIVGPSGVGKSSLINILRSHHGGGEVEDENWFEPMLGNKWFDDQRVGEVSSRSGRGKHTTRNVSLLPVSEGGYLADTPGFSQPSLLKVTKQSLAHCFPEIRNKIEGGKCGFRDCLHIGEPGCVVKGDWERYPYYLQLLDEIRIREEFQLRTFGTKREDDVRYKVGDMGVKHAEPRLVPKKHRRESRKKTKQTMISELDEFEDDDLDLENDPIVRAIENTRQ